Proteins from a genomic interval of Musa acuminata AAA Group cultivar baxijiao chromosome BXJ1-9, Cavendish_Baxijiao_AAA, whole genome shotgun sequence:
- the LOC135593216 gene encoding pathogenesis-related protein 1-like, whose translation MASGSWTLEIESSVEASRLFRAAALDWHSLAPKVVPEIVVSGAVLEGDGSVGSVRQLNFSPALPFGYVKERLDFVDVDKFECKQTLFEGGHIGTKLEIATSHFKFEPASGGGCVLKVVTTYKLLPGVEDDQSEIVRSKETVTGIIKAAEAYLVANPDAYV comes from the exons ATGGCTTCCGGCTCTTGGACGCTCGAGATCGAGTCCTCCGTCGAGGCATCTCGACTGTTCAGGGCCGCCGCCCTCGACTGGCACTCCTTGGCTCCTAAGGTCGTGCCGGAGATCGTCGTCAGCGGCGCCGTCCTCGAAGGCGACGGCTCTGTTGGGTCCGTAAGGCAGCTCAACTTCTCACCAG CACTACCATTCGGCTACGTGAAGGAGCGGCTGGACTTTGTGGACGTTGACAAGTTCGAGTGCAAGCAGACCCTCTTCGAAGGAGGCCACATCGGGACGAAGCTGGAGATAGCGACGAGCCATTTCAAGTTCGAGCCGGCCTCCGGCGGAGGATGTGTGCTGAAGGTGGTGACCACCTACAAACTCCTGCCTGGAGTTGAGGACGACCAGAGCGAGATAGTGAGGTCTAAGGAGACTGTGACGGGAATCATCAAGGCCGCAGAAGCTTACCTCGTCGCCAATCCTGATGCCTATGTGTAG
- the LOC103998085 gene encoding receptor-like serine/threonine-protein kinase ALE2 — protein MGVGGCRQVSRVCNCGGLFKLSTKILFLGFLFIVIYLQVVTEAKPASHIPEAAVISPAASPSDGWDKAHSTITLSKDEIPLPASLPLVNRRHRKYSLQQAASSPLPIRASPIHRSLTTVGVPASRLSSFVSPSIEHDQHPSTEFAVTPSLVGYSDPAYSNLSSVPFGLTQPPLSPQTECCESNMVQRRGTQDCHCVYPVKVELFLQNVSLISNWSNEFLQELAYQLELRIDQFEIVNFYVVGAFGLNITMNIAPHTGLSFSADKVIAMNSSLALHRVRVNPDLVGDYRLLNLTWFRPLAPPPAPFRAISPMASPPAVPYLPTSAPNYDSGGQKHLSIFIIIGICISVIIIVTLVMLVICSRTSSKGKEVPAEEAVKSRTADAVSVEGSLPHLTSTRFLSYEELKEATNNFEPASIVGEGGFGRVFKGVLSDGTAVAIKKLSSGGHQGDKEFLVEVEMLSRLHHRNLVKLVGYCGSRDSSQNLLCYELVPNGSLESWLHGPLGGNCPLDWDTRMRIALDAARGLAYLHEDSQPCVIHRDFKASNILLENNFHAKVSDFGLAKQAPEGRANYLSTRVMGTFGYVAPEYAMTGHLLVKSDVYSYGVVLLELLTGRRPVDMSQPSGQENLVTWARPILRDNNRLEELADPRLAGKYPKDDFVRVCTIAAACVAHEASQRPTMGEVVQSLKMVQHVAECQDPLPTPSTHPKNKQSSTTYESDATSSMFSSGPFSGLSLFDNDNISKAAVFSEDLHEGR, from the exons ATGGGGGTGGGGGGCTGTCGGCAAGTTTCGAGGGTTTGCAACTGTGGAG GATTATTCAAACTATCGACAAAGATACTGTTTCTGGGCTTTCTGTTTATTGTAATATATTTGCAAGTGGTTACTGAAGCGAAGCCTGCCAGTCATATACCAGAAGCAGCGGTGATATCTCCAGCTGCTTCTCCTTCAGATGGATGGGATAAAGCTCATTCCACGATCACACTATCAAAAGATGAAATTCCTTTGCCAGCTAGTCTTCCTCTGGTCAACAGAAGGCACAGGAAGTACTCTTTACAGCAGGCTGCATCTTCGCCATTGCCAATCAGAGCTTCACCGATACATCGCTCGCTAACCACTGTTGGTGTGCCCGCTTCACGCTTGTCGAGTTTTGTAAGTCCTTCGATAGAGCATGACCAACACCCTTCCACAGAGTTTGCTGTTACTCCTTCACTTGTTGGCTATTCTGATCCAGCATATTCAAACTTAAGCTCGGTTCCTTTTGGATTAACACAACCACCTTTGTCTCCTCAAACTG AATGTTGTGAGTCGAACATGGTGCAGAGACGAGGTACGCAAGATTGCCATTGCGTGTACCCAGTGAAAGTTGAGCTCTTCCTACAGAATGTTTCTCTGATATCAAATTGGAGCAATGAATTTCTTCAAGAACTGGCTTATCAACTTGAACTGCGCATTGATCAATTTGAGATCGTTAATTTTTATGTTGTTGGTGCATTTGGGTTAAATATCACAATGAACATAGCCCCACATACAGGGTTAAGTTTTTCTGCAGATAAAGTCATTGCAATGAATTCTTCGCTTGCACTGCATAGGGTCCGCGTCAACCCGGATCTAGTTGGCGACTACAGGCTTCTCAATTTGACTTGGTTTAGGCCACTCGCTCCTCCACCTG CACCTTTTCGAGCTATATCACCTATGGCTTCACCACCTGCAGTGCCCTACTTGCCAACATCTGCACCAAATTATGATTCTGGAGGCCAAAAACATTtaagtatttttataattattgggaTATGTATCAGTGTTATCATCATTGTTACTTTGGTCATGCTAGTAATCTGTTCCCGCACATCTAGCAAAGGGAAGGAGGTACCAGCCGAAGAAGCAG TAAAGTCAAGGACTGCAGATGCAGTTTCTGTAGAAGGGTCTCTTCCTCATCTCACCAGTACACGGttcctttcgtatgaggagctcaAAGAGGCTACAAATAATTTTGAGCCTGCCAGCATAGTTGGGGAAGGTGGGTTTGGTCGTGTTTTTAAGGGTGTATTGAGTGATGGGACAGCTGTTGCCATCAAGAAGCTCTCTAGCGGAGGACACCAAGGAGATAAAGAATTCCTGGTTGAGGTTGAGATGCTGAGCAGGCTGCATCATAGAAATCTTGTGAAACTTGTTGGTTACTGTGGCAGCCGTGATTCATCACAAAATCTTCTTTGCTATGAGCTTGTTCCAAATGGCAGCTTGGAGTCCTGGCTTCATG GCCCCCTGGGAGGAAACTGTCCTTTAGATTGGGACACTAGAATGAGAATTGCTCTTGATGCTGCTAGAGGGTTAGCCTACCTACATGAGGATTCTCAACCCTGTGTGATCCACAGGGATTTCAAAGCGTCCAATATATTGCTCGAGAACAACTTCCATGCCAAGGTTTCTGACTTTGGTCTCGCCAAGCAAGCACCTGAAGGCCGTGCAAATTATCTTTCCACTCGTGTGATGGGAACATTTGG GTATGTAGCACCTGAGTATGCGATGACAGGACACTTGTTAGTAAAGAGTGACGTGTACAGCTATGGAGTAGTTCTACTTGAACTGCTTACAGGAAGGAGGCCTGTAGATATGTCACAACCATCTGGCCAGGAAAACCTAGTAACCTGG GCCCGGCCAATTCTTCGTGACAATAATAGATTAGAGGAGCTTGCAGACCCTAGGCTTGCAGGTAAGTACCCAAAGGATGATTTTGTCCGAGTTTGCACAATTGCAGCAGCTTGTGTTGCACATGAGGCAAGTCAGAGGCCCACGATGGGCGAAGTGGTGCAGTCGCTTAAAATGGTACAGCATGTTGCTGAATGCCAGGATCCCCTTCCAACCCCATCAACCCATCCCAAGAACAAGCAGTCTTCAACTACCTATGAATCAGACGCCACTTCGTCGATGTTCTCTTCTGGTCCTTTCTCTGGCCTAagcctttttgacaatgacaacatCTCCAAGGCTGCAGTGTTTTCCGAGGATCTGCACGAGGGTCGATGA